The following proteins are encoded in a genomic region of Chryseobacterium cucumeris:
- the trxA gene encoding thioredoxin — MALEITDSSFQDTVLKSDKPVLVDFWAVWCGPCRTLGPIIEEVASDFEGKAVVGKVDVDNNQEISMQYGIRNIPTVLIFKNGEVVDKLVGVAPKEVIAEKLSAHL, encoded by the coding sequence ATGGCTTTAGAAATTACAGACAGCTCATTTCAGGATACGGTTTTAAAATCAGATAAACCGGTATTAGTAGACTTCTGGGCAGTATGGTGCGGACCTTGCAGAACTTTAGGACCAATCATCGAAGAAGTAGCATCAGATTTTGAAGGTAAAGCAGTAGTAGGGAAAGTAGATGTAGACAACAACCAGGAGATTTCTATGCAGTACGGTATCAGAAATATTCCTACAGTTCTTATTTTTAAAAACGGAGAAGTAGTAGACAAATTAGTAGGTGTAGCTCCAAAAGAGGTAATCGCTGAAAAATTAAGCGCTCACTTATAA
- a CDS encoding cysteine desulfurase family protein, whose amino-acid sequence MDKVYLDNAATTPLAEEVIDAMVGTMKMNFGNPSSTHSFGQEAKILIENVRRQVADYLHVTPAEIIFTSCGTESNNMIIKSSVEHLGVERIISSPLEHKCVSESILDMKNRKGVEVNYIRPNEKGDIDLAKLEELLKASDKKTLVSLMHANNEIGNIINLKQVAQLCKQYQALFHSDTVQTMAHMNLDFSDIPVDFASCSAHKFHGPKGAGFAFIRKATGLKGIITGGPQERSLRAGTENVCGIVGLGKALELSLNHMEEYTRHMQDIKDYAIERLSAEIEGIKFNGRSAEKENSLYTVLSALLPYKNPLIGLQLDMKGIAISQGSACSSGASKPSMVMMMVLSEDEMDHCTPLRISFSHMTTKAEIDTLVNALKEISSDYTIEKTNVEHR is encoded by the coding sequence ATGGATAAAGTATATTTAGATAATGCCGCAACCACTCCGCTTGCAGAAGAAGTTATAGATGCAATGGTGGGCACAATGAAGATGAATTTCGGAAACCCCTCTTCAACGCACAGCTTTGGCCAGGAAGCAAAAATCCTTATTGAAAATGTAAGAAGACAGGTTGCAGACTATCTTCATGTAACTCCTGCTGAAATCATTTTCACTTCCTGTGGTACGGAATCAAATAATATGATCATCAAGTCCTCGGTAGAACACCTTGGGGTAGAAAGAATCATCAGTTCTCCTCTGGAACATAAATGCGTTTCTGAAAGTATTCTGGATATGAAAAACAGAAAAGGAGTAGAGGTAAACTACATCCGTCCGAATGAAAAAGGAGATATTGATCTTGCTAAATTAGAAGAACTTTTAAAAGCTTCAGATAAAAAAACACTGGTAAGCTTAATGCATGCCAACAACGAAATCGGAAATATCATTAACCTTAAACAGGTTGCCCAGCTTTGCAAACAGTATCAGGCACTTTTCCACTCAGATACCGTGCAGACAATGGCTCATATGAACCTTGACTTCTCTGATATCCCTGTGGACTTTGCATCGTGTAGTGCCCACAAGTTTCATGGTCCGAAAGGAGCTGGATTTGCATTTATCAGAAAAGCAACAGGTTTAAAAGGAATTATTACCGGAGGACCTCAGGAAAGAAGCCTTAGAGCGGGAACTGAAAATGTTTGTGGTATCGTAGGATTAGGAAAAGCATTAGAACTTTCTCTGAATCATATGGAGGAATACACCCGTCATATGCAGGATATCAAGGATTATGCAATTGAAAGACTTTCTGCCGAAATTGAAGGAATTAAATTCAATGGAAGAAGTGCAGAAAAGGAAAATAGCCTTTATACAGTTTTAAGCGCATTACTGCCTTATAAAAATCCATTGATAGGACTTCAGCTGGATATGAAAGGAATTGCAATTTCTCAGGGAAGTGCATGCTCATCAGGAGCATCAAAGCCTTCAATGGTGATGATGATGGTGCTTTCTGAGGATGAAATGGATCACTGTACCCCATTACGTATCTCTTTCAGCCATATGACGACTAAAGCGGAGATTGACACACTGGTCAACGCATTAAAGGAAATCTCAAGCGATTACACTATAGAAAAAACTAATGTTGAGCATAGATAG
- a CDS encoding polysaccharide biosynthesis/export family protein, with protein MSKHNMEEEVAKAKFQGLHIQEGDALLILVSALDEIAVKPFNLNTANKVGGDASRGINQYVEPSQYLVNEEGYISFPVLGNVYVKGMTQVQLKQELESRLKRYLTDPLVTITLKNFNVSVLGEVKEPGQKESVSQKINIFQALGLAGDMTDFGDRTNVKLIRADDSGTDQIVNIDLTRSDIVSSPYYYMKQNDILYVQPDKNKQVQANSNPNRALTFQIIGALLTAGTLIIALTRK; from the coding sequence ATGTCAAAGCATAATATGGAAGAAGAGGTTGCAAAAGCCAAGTTTCAGGGCCTGCATATTCAGGAAGGAGATGCTCTCCTGATTCTTGTATCTGCACTTGACGAAATAGCAGTGAAGCCTTTTAACCTTAATACTGCAAATAAGGTAGGGGGCGACGCTAGCAGGGGAATTAACCAATATGTAGAACCAAGTCAATATCTTGTCAATGAAGAAGGTTATATTTCTTTTCCGGTTTTAGGAAATGTGTACGTTAAAGGAATGACACAGGTACAGCTAAAACAGGAGCTTGAATCGCGTCTTAAGAGATATCTGACAGATCCATTGGTGACCATTACCCTTAAAAATTTTAATGTAAGCGTTTTAGGAGAGGTAAAGGAACCGGGGCAGAAAGAAAGTGTTTCTCAAAAAATCAATATTTTTCAGGCGCTTGGGCTTGCAGGTGATATGACGGATTTCGGAGACCGTACCAATGTTAAGCTTATCCGTGCCGATGATAGCGGAACAGATCAGATTGTTAATATCGATCTTACAAGATCTGATATAGTCAGTTCGCCCTATTATTATATGAAGCAGAATGACATATTATATGTGCAGCCGGACAAAAATAAACAGGTTCAGGCTAACTCGAATCCGAACAGAGCCCTTACATTCCAGATTATTGGTGCTTTACTGACAGCTGGTACACTTATTATTGCTTTAACTCGTAAATAA
- a CDS encoding SDR family NAD(P)-dependent oxidoreductase, translating into MIVLGSTSEVAQAFVEKALQEGEKFEKIYLFTSNKETTERFARHLDVKFLQQAEVIELDLTKEIDYNRFDNINSNVLFCAVGYLGEGTEEGLYDNRNTERIIDINYSKLVPVMNYFVQKFESRRSGTIIGLSSVAGDRGRQSNFIYGSAKAAFTAYLSGLRNYLFDKKVHVLTIKPGFMATKMTEGLPLNPKLTATPKQAASCIYKAFKKGRNVAYVLPVWSIIMMIIRNIPEFIFKKLKL; encoded by the coding sequence ATGATAGTTCTGGGAAGTACATCTGAAGTAGCACAGGCTTTTGTGGAAAAAGCACTTCAGGAAGGAGAAAAGTTTGAAAAAATCTATCTTTTTACCTCAAATAAAGAAACTACAGAGCGTTTTGCAAGACATCTTGATGTAAAGTTTCTGCAGCAGGCGGAAGTCATTGAATTGGATCTGACAAAAGAAATTGATTACAATAGATTTGATAATATCAATTCAAATGTATTATTTTGTGCCGTAGGATATTTGGGTGAAGGAACAGAAGAAGGATTATATGATAATAGAAATACAGAGCGTATCATTGATATCAATTATTCAAAACTTGTGCCTGTCATGAATTATTTTGTTCAAAAATTTGAAAGCAGAAGATCAGGAACGATTATCGGTCTTTCATCAGTGGCAGGAGACCGGGGAAGACAGAGTAACTTTATCTATGGAAGTGCAAAAGCAGCTTTTACGGCTTATCTGAGCGGTTTGAGAAATTATCTTTTTGATAAAAAAGTGCACGTTCTTACGATAAAACCAGGGTTTATGGCAACCAAAATGACAGAAGGGCTGCCTTTAAATCCGAAACTGACAGCAACGCCAAAACAGGCTGCTTCCTGTATTTATAAAGCCTTCAAAAAGGGTAGGAATGTGGCATATGTTTTGCCGGTTTGGAGTATTATTATGATGATTATCAGGAATATTCCTGAGTTTATATTCAAAAAATTAAAGCTTTAA
- a CDS encoding HAD family hydrolase, which produces MKKLYCFDFDGTITYKDTMFMYLKFYDSTKYRIQFLRHVPLFILLKLKLAETEKVKKSFIGSILRGQTQEKIEQKSKQFFEQHYPKIVRENALDFIKNIDRNNTQSLLVTASLDIWVKPFAEELKMELVSTRAEFKNGIFTGNFVGKNCNGKEKLIRIKEEINDSKYDKIIAFGDTSGDRPMLKWANEGHYQFFH; this is translated from the coding sequence ATGAAAAAATTGTATTGTTTTGATTTTGACGGAACCATTACGTATAAAGATACCATGTTTATGTATCTTAAATTTTACGATTCAACAAAATACCGTATACAATTTTTGAGACACGTACCTCTTTTTATCCTGTTGAAGCTAAAACTGGCTGAAACGGAAAAAGTGAAAAAAAGCTTTATCGGTTCTATTTTAAGAGGACAGACCCAGGAGAAAATTGAACAGAAGTCTAAACAGTTTTTTGAACAGCACTACCCTAAAATAGTAAGGGAGAATGCATTGGATTTTATAAAAAATATCGATAGGAATAATACACAGAGTTTATTAGTAACCGCTTCATTGGACATCTGGGTAAAACCATTCGCCGAAGAACTGAAAATGGAGCTTGTTTCTACGCGGGCAGAGTTTAAAAACGGTATTTTCACCGGAAACTTTGTAGGAAAAAATTGTAACGGAAAGGAAAAATTGATAAGAATCAAAGAGGAAATTAACGATTCCAAGTACGATAAAATTATTGCATTTGGTGATACTTCCGGAGATCGGCCAATGTTGAAATGGGCAAATGAGGGACATTACCAATTTTTTCACTAA